In Sporosarcina psychrophila, a genomic segment contains:
- a CDS encoding DNA alkylation repair protein, whose product MNLELVMQELEALGKERMKKMYMSNGAHEPLFGVATGAMKPIVKKIKMNQPLAEELYATGNYDAMYFAGIIAEPNVMTEADYDRWIDEAYFYMLSDYVVAVTLSESDIAQEVADKWIASGEELRMSAGWSCYCWLLGNRLDIEFSETKISDMLDMVKNTIHDSPERTKSAMNNFIYTVGISYLPLHEKAIETAKAIGIVEIKRDKKKNSFLNAYESIQKEVDRGKLGFKRKHVRC is encoded by the coding sequence ATGAATTTAGAGTTGGTTATGCAGGAGCTTGAAGCCCTTGGCAAGGAACGAATGAAGAAAATGTACATGTCCAATGGTGCGCATGAGCCGCTTTTTGGCGTGGCTACAGGAGCTATGAAACCAATCGTAAAGAAAATTAAAATGAATCAACCTTTAGCTGAAGAGCTGTATGCCACAGGGAACTATGATGCGATGTACTTTGCAGGTATTATTGCCGAACCCAATGTCATGACGGAGGCGGATTATGATCGTTGGATCGATGAGGCGTATTTTTATATGCTGTCTGATTATGTAGTGGCTGTAACTTTATCAGAGTCAGATATTGCACAAGAAGTTGCCGATAAATGGATCGCAAGTGGTGAAGAGCTGAGAATGTCGGCGGGCTGGAGTTGTTACTGTTGGCTTTTAGGGAACCGACTAGACATTGAGTTTTCAGAAACCAAAATTTCCGATATGCTTGACATGGTAAAAAATACGATTCATGATTCACCAGAACGAACGAAATCCGCAATGAATAATTTTATATACACCGTGGGGATTTCCTATTTGCCGCTCCATGAAAAGGCAATCGAGACCGCAAAGGCGATTGGAATAGTAGAAATCAAGCGGGACAAGAAAAAAAACAGTTTCCTAAATGCTTACGAAAGCATTCAAAAAGAAGTCGATAGAGGAAAGCTTGGTTTTAAACGCAAGCATGTAAGATGTTGA
- a CDS encoding aldehyde dehydrogenase family protein, translating into MVSAYNSKANNQTSKVPVYKNYINGEWVSSKTNELYDSVNPANSAEVLGRFQKSSVEDVREAIAVAKKAFQKWSKVSAPERGDVIFRLINLLEDNKEVLAVIITKEVGKAIRESRGEVTKTIQAMKQFSGEATRLAGETLPSYNDNIFAYTVREPLGVVGIIAPYNFPLGIGIWKIAPAIIAGNTVVFKPASTTSLISIKIIELLEKAGVPAGVVNMVTGSGAVIGKEFGENKELKAVSFTGSTDVGAALGKAVAQHGGKMQAEMGGKNPAIILEDADLDLAIDSVVTSGFFDNGQRCTGTSRLIVPKMIYRQVVDRLVEKAESFVVQNGMSEEATNGAIIDENQLNTYLKYVQTALDEGATLETGGKRLVQGDLKNGFFVAPTVFSNVHSNMTIAKEEIFGPVIGVFEVANYEDAIALANDTEFGLSSTIYTNDLAKAFHFVRNSQSGVTHVNLPSTYFENHYPFGGKKESSIGPREQGSTALDFWTDLKTVYMRP; encoded by the coding sequence ATGGTATCTGCATACAACAGTAAGGCGAACAATCAAACGTCGAAGGTTCCCGTCTATAAAAACTACATTAATGGAGAGTGGGTGTCCTCCAAGACAAACGAGTTATATGACAGCGTAAATCCAGCAAATAGTGCTGAAGTGCTGGGACGATTCCAAAAGTCCTCTGTTGAAGATGTTCGAGAGGCCATTGCAGTTGCGAAGAAGGCTTTTCAAAAATGGTCGAAAGTGTCCGCCCCAGAACGTGGGGATGTCATCTTTAGATTGATAAATTTATTGGAAGACAATAAAGAAGTGTTAGCGGTTATTATTACAAAAGAAGTTGGTAAAGCAATTCGGGAGTCAAGAGGAGAAGTAACAAAAACAATTCAAGCGATGAAACAATTCAGTGGTGAGGCGACCCGTCTTGCTGGGGAGACTTTACCTTCTTACAATGACAATATTTTTGCCTATACAGTGCGGGAACCTTTGGGTGTAGTAGGAATTATTGCTCCCTATAATTTCCCCCTAGGTATCGGTATTTGGAAAATCGCTCCTGCTATTATTGCTGGCAATACAGTTGTATTCAAACCTGCTAGTACCACCTCACTTATTAGTATAAAAATTATTGAACTACTTGAAAAAGCTGGTGTTCCTGCCGGCGTCGTTAATATGGTCACTGGATCAGGCGCAGTCATTGGAAAAGAATTTGGAGAAAATAAGGAACTAAAAGCAGTTTCATTTACTGGTTCGACAGATGTTGGAGCAGCCCTTGGGAAAGCCGTTGCACAACATGGTGGTAAAATGCAGGCGGAAATGGGCGGGAAAAACCCGGCGATTATTCTTGAAGATGCTGATCTAGACCTTGCCATTGATAGTGTTGTAACAAGCGGTTTTTTCGATAACGGGCAACGTTGTACAGGAACGAGTAGGCTGATTGTACCAAAAATGATTTATCGTCAGGTAGTAGATAGACTTGTAGAAAAGGCCGAATCATTCGTCGTTCAAAATGGAATGAGCGAGGAAGCAACGAATGGCGCAATCATAGATGAAAATCAGTTAAATACTTACTTGAAATATGTACAAACAGCACTAGATGAAGGTGCAACACTGGAAACCGGGGGAAAACGTTTAGTACAAGGTGATTTGAAAAATGGTTTTTTTGTTGCTCCAACTGTATTTAGTAATGTGCATTCAAATATGACAATTGCCAAAGAAGAAATTTTTGGACCTGTGATTGGTGTGTTTGAAGTGGCAAACTATGAAGACGCAATTGCGTTGGCTAATGATACTGAGTTTGGCTTATCTTCAACGATTTACACAAATGATTTAGCGAAAGCATTTCATTTTGTCCGCAATAGTCAATCCGGCGTTACGCATGTCAATCTTCCCTCCACATATTTCGAAAACCATTATCCTTTCGGTGGTAAGAAAGAATCCAGTATTGGACCTAGAGAGCAAGGCAGTACTGCATTGGATTTCTGGACAGATCTTAAAACAGTTTATATGAGACCGTAA
- a CDS encoding NAD(P)-dependent oxidoreductase, protein MKLGMIGCGAMGAGMVKNFLKSDYEVWTYDPDPMKQQQMKELGAIPVTVINIVAPMLDVIVLSLPLSNLIEDTLVGENGILHDLKKGAFILDMSTTDVDSTKQLAQQAKDVGVHYFDCPVSNGPLGADAGTLTIMVGGEKEHYSAILPVLKAIGNEIRYIGSAGSGQVVKLCNNMMVAGIMVLLSETLLTGVKAGVDAKKIAEVMSIGSAQNKVLSVFGPNLVQDTHHNVNFLLSHMAKDVGLYQKLSKSSETPAFLSSIVEQLFEIAKLQGKGSLDTSAVGQVVELLGNHKITN, encoded by the coding sequence ATGAAATTAGGAATGATCGGTTGCGGAGCTATGGGAGCGGGAATGGTGAAAAACTTTTTAAAAAGTGATTACGAGGTTTGGACCTATGATCCTGATCCGATGAAACAACAACAAATGAAGGAGCTAGGAGCAATCCCAGTTACTGTGATAAATATTGTTGCACCTATGTTAGATGTGATTGTTTTATCATTACCACTTTCTAACTTAATAGAAGATACACTTGTCGGGGAAAATGGAATTCTCCACGACTTGAAAAAAGGTGCTTTCATTTTGGACATGAGTACGACGGATGTCGATTCAACAAAACAATTAGCTCAGCAAGCGAAAGATGTAGGTGTTCACTACTTTGATTGTCCGGTGAGTAACGGGCCGTTAGGAGCAGATGCTGGGACATTAACAATCATGGTTGGAGGAGAAAAAGAACATTACAGCGCTATTCTTCCGGTGTTAAAAGCGATTGGGAATGAAATCCGTTATATCGGTTCCGCGGGTTCTGGGCAAGTTGTAAAGTTGTGTAACAATATGATGGTGGCTGGAATTATGGTCTTACTGAGCGAAACTTTACTAACTGGTGTAAAAGCAGGCGTCGATGCGAAAAAGATTGCAGAAGTTATGTCGATCGGTTCAGCCCAAAACAAAGTCCTTTCCGTTTTCGGACCAAATTTAGTCCAGGATACACATCATAACGTAAATTTTTTACTAAGTCACATGGCGAAGGACGTGGGCCTATATCAAAAGCTATCTAAAAGTTCCGAAACACCTGCTTTCTTAAGCTCCATTGTAGAGCAGCTTTTCGAGATTGCTAAGTTACAAGGTAAGGGGAGTTTGGATACGAGTGCAGTGGGTCAAGTCGTCGAGTTACTGGGGAATCATAAGATTACTAACTGA
- a CDS encoding DUF3100 domain-containing protein produces the protein MWKDWKLHVIVLVFVVLGEAIGTKQFNLGLGTVALFPMLYVLIWGGIVSWPRLKLMNEAQMKNAAGILGISFMLFVAKLGTMLGPSLPKIFDAGLSLAFQEVGHIIGTIIIGLPIAILLGMKREAIGATFSIDREPNLAIISEKYGADSPEGRGALGVYVCGTVFGAIYLALLAGFLGSLGIFHPISLAMGAGVGSGSMMAAASGALAVTFPEAADDIVLFAAAANLITTILGTYICVFFSLPVTARLYDWLEPKIGRNKLSVKQEGEK, from the coding sequence GTGTGGAAAGATTGGAAGCTCCATGTAATCGTCCTAGTATTTGTCGTACTAGGTGAAGCAATTGGCACTAAACAGTTCAATCTTGGGCTAGGCACCGTTGCGCTATTCCCCATGTTATACGTGTTAATTTGGGGCGGTATTGTAAGTTGGCCTCGCTTGAAGTTGATGAATGAAGCTCAGATGAAAAATGCTGCAGGAATACTTGGTATCTCTTTCATGTTATTTGTTGCTAAACTTGGAACTATGTTAGGACCCTCACTTCCAAAGATTTTTGATGCGGGTCTATCATTGGCCTTCCAAGAAGTTGGACATATCATTGGAACAATTATCATTGGGCTACCGATAGCTATACTTCTCGGGATGAAACGTGAAGCAATTGGAGCAACCTTTTCAATTGACCGTGAGCCGAATTTAGCCATTATTTCTGAGAAATATGGAGCGGATTCTCCTGAAGGAAGAGGAGCACTTGGCGTATATGTTTGTGGAACTGTTTTCGGTGCCATTTATTTAGCCTTACTAGCAGGATTCCTGGGAAGTCTCGGTATTTTCCATCCAATTTCTCTAGCTATGGGAGCGGGTGTTGGTTCCGGAAGTATGATGGCCGCTGCATCCGGGGCACTTGCTGTAACATTCCCTGAAGCAGCAGATGATATCGTGTTGTTCGCCGCCGCCGCGAACCTTATTACGACCATTCTAGGTACGTATATTTGTGTGTTTTTCTCACTTCCTGTCACAGCCCGTCTTTACGATTGGTTAGAACCCAAAATTGGTCGTAATAAATTGTCAGTTAAACAGGAGGGAGAAAAATGA
- a CDS encoding aldehyde dehydrogenase family protein, translating into MQATNYDLKPKVKTFLEGVKGLYINGEYVPAINGKTFDVIDPATEEVIAQVSEAQAEDIEVAVVAARKAFDEGDWTKMEAAERSHLIYKFADLLEENREELAQLEALDNGKPYAVALADDVDGTVQHFRYYAGWATKLFGKTTPISQNYLTYTSHEPVGVVGQIIPWNFPLAMAAWKLGSALAVGCTVVIKPASETPLSLLYAAQLFKEAGFPDGVVNVVPGAGRVAGDAIIMHKDVNKVAFTGSTAVGKEVMKKAAEQIKGITLELGGKSPAIILEDANLEEAIEGAFNGTMYNHGQNCSACTRVFVHRSHYEKVVEALAERANALKLGPGMDPKTEMGPLVSAKQQQTVLGYIEQGKKEGARLVAGGEKAFDKGYFVQPTIFADVEDDMKIARDEIFGPVMAVFVFDTIEEVIQRANDSEYGLAASVWTENIKSGHYIANKLQAGTVWINDFGLEWETMPFGGYKQSGIGREMGGDYGLANYTEVKSVFVNIKR; encoded by the coding sequence ATGCAAGCAACAAACTACGATTTGAAACCGAAAGTTAAAACGTTTTTAGAAGGTGTCAAAGGTCTTTACATTAATGGGGAATACGTACCCGCGATCAACGGGAAAACATTCGACGTCATTGACCCAGCGACTGAAGAAGTGATTGCGCAAGTGAGCGAAGCGCAGGCGGAAGATATCGAGGTTGCGGTCGTAGCGGCGAGAAAGGCGTTCGATGAAGGTGACTGGACAAAGATGGAGGCGGCGGAACGGTCTCATCTAATCTACAAATTTGCTGATTTGTTGGAAGAGAACCGGGAAGAGCTAGCACAACTCGAAGCGCTTGATAATGGGAAGCCGTATGCTGTTGCACTTGCAGATGATGTCGATGGAACAGTTCAGCACTTTAGATATTATGCAGGATGGGCAACGAAATTATTTGGGAAAACAACACCTATTTCCCAAAACTATTTGACTTATACAAGCCATGAACCGGTTGGCGTCGTTGGGCAGATTATTCCATGGAATTTCCCGCTCGCAATGGCTGCTTGGAAGCTTGGATCGGCACTCGCTGTTGGCTGTACGGTCGTTATTAAGCCAGCGAGTGAAACACCGCTTTCCCTTCTTTATGCAGCACAATTGTTTAAAGAAGCAGGATTCCCGGATGGCGTTGTCAACGTCGTGCCTGGCGCGGGTCGAGTTGCTGGAGATGCGATTATCATGCATAAAGACGTAAATAAAGTGGCGTTTACAGGGTCAACGGCTGTCGGGAAAGAAGTCATGAAGAAAGCGGCGGAGCAAATTAAAGGCATTACATTAGAACTTGGTGGGAAATCACCAGCTATTATCCTGGAAGATGCGAACTTAGAAGAAGCAATTGAAGGGGCATTTAACGGTACGATGTACAATCACGGGCAAAACTGTAGTGCTTGTACGCGTGTCTTCGTTCACCGTTCTCATTATGAGAAAGTTGTCGAAGCGTTAGCAGAACGTGCAAACGCATTGAAACTGGGACCAGGAATGGACCCAAAGACGGAAATGGGACCACTCGTTTCGGCGAAACAGCAGCAAACCGTTCTTGGCTACATCGAGCAAGGGAAAAAAGAAGGCGCGCGTCTCGTGGCGGGCGGAGAAAAAGCGTTCGATAAAGGATATTTTGTGCAACCAACCATTTTTGCAGATGTAGAAGATGATATGAAGATTGCGCGCGATGAAATTTTTGGCCCGGTCATGGCTGTCTTCGTTTTCGATACGATTGAAGAAGTAATCCAACGTGCCAACGATAGCGAATATGGTTTGGCAGCAAGTGTCTGGACAGAAAATATTAAATCGGGCCATTACATTGCAAATAAGTTGCAAGCAGGAACTGTCTGGATCAACGACTTTGGTCTTGAATGGGAAACAATGCCCTTCGGTGGCTACAAACAATCTGGAATTGGCCGCGAAATGGGCGGAGATTACGGTTTGGCGAATTACACAGAAGTGAAAAGTGTCTTTGTGAATATTAAACGATAA
- the abaF gene encoding fosfomycin efflux MFS transporter AbaF: MAQTDNKQLKKVVAASMVGSVAEWYEFFLYGTASALVFGELYFQQTGNAIDGILAAFALYAVGFLARPLGGIVFGHYGDKFGRKKLLQYSLIIVGITTFLMGCIPSFNSIGYWAPILLVTLRLIQGFAFGGEWGGAIILVAEHSPKNRRGYWTSWPQAGVPLGNLVATIILLVLSKGLSPEQFMDWGWRVAFWFSAVVVLIGLWIRKSVDDAPIFKEAQEKQAQLEKQQLGIVEVFKYHKKAIIAGIGARFAENILYYTVVTFSISYLKLVVNKDTSQILLLMFGAHAIHFFFIPLMGHLSDVWGRKPIYMTGAILTAFWGFIGFPMMDTGNDWLIMSAITFGLFIQSMTYAPYAALMTELFPTHIRYTALSLCYQVAPILAGSLAPLISLYLLKTYNSSIPISIYIVIASIISILSITLVKETKGKSLTFKKAE; this comes from the coding sequence ATGGCGCAAACAGATAATAAGCAGCTAAAAAAAGTTGTTGCTGCATCTATGGTTGGATCTGTAGCTGAATGGTATGAGTTTTTCTTATATGGTACCGCGTCTGCTCTAGTTTTTGGAGAATTATATTTTCAACAAACCGGAAACGCCATTGACGGCATTCTAGCCGCATTTGCTCTCTATGCGGTAGGCTTTTTAGCTAGGCCACTCGGAGGGATTGTTTTTGGTCATTATGGTGATAAATTTGGGCGTAAAAAATTATTACAATATAGTTTAATTATCGTTGGAATTACGACCTTCTTAATGGGATGTATTCCATCATTCAATAGTATTGGTTACTGGGCTCCTATCTTACTCGTTACTTTACGATTAATTCAAGGTTTTGCTTTTGGCGGAGAATGGGGAGGAGCTATTATTTTAGTAGCTGAGCACAGCCCTAAAAATAGACGTGGTTATTGGACAAGTTGGCCGCAAGCAGGCGTGCCATTGGGTAATTTAGTAGCAACAATTATCCTCTTAGTCTTATCTAAAGGCTTAAGCCCAGAGCAATTTATGGACTGGGGTTGGCGCGTAGCATTTTGGTTCTCTGCCGTTGTAGTACTAATTGGTCTTTGGATTCGTAAAAGTGTAGATGATGCCCCTATATTCAAAGAGGCACAAGAAAAACAAGCTCAATTAGAAAAACAACAATTAGGTATTGTAGAAGTGTTTAAATACCATAAAAAAGCTATTATTGCTGGTATTGGAGCTCGTTTTGCAGAAAACATCTTATACTATACTGTTGTAACTTTCTCCATTAGTTATTTAAAACTTGTGGTCAATAAAGATACTTCACAAATTTTATTATTAATGTTTGGTGCCCATGCAATTCACTTTTTCTTTATTCCACTAATGGGACACTTAAGTGATGTTTGGGGACGTAAGCCGATCTATATGACAGGTGCCATTTTAACTGCATTTTGGGGATTTATCGGGTTTCCAATGATGGATACAGGGAATGACTGGTTAATCATGTCTGCGATTACTTTTGGTTTATTCATTCAATCGATGACGTATGCACCATACGCAGCATTAATGACAGAGTTATTTCCTACCCATATCAGATATACGGCTTTGTCTTTATGCTATCAAGTAGCGCCAATTTTAGCAGGCTCATTGGCTCCATTAATTTCATTATATCTCCTGAAAACATATAATAGCTCTATCCCGATTTCAATTTATATAGTAATAGCAAGCATAATTTCCATTTTAAGTATAACGCTAGTGAAAGAAACAAAAGGAAAATCACTTACTTTTAAGAAAGCAGAGTAA
- a CDS encoding aldehyde dehydrogenase family protein — MACAIKAGIVSVNDFSEGDITIPFGGFKQSGFVGKDNGIEGFEQYVQIKVIRFVKSK; from the coding sequence GTGGCCTGTGCCATTAAAGCTGGTATAGTTTCTGTGAATGACTTTAGCGAGGGCGATATCACCATCCCATTTGGTGGCTTTAAACAATCTGGCTTCGTTGGCAAAGACAATGGCATAGAAGGTTTTGAACAATATGTACAAATAAAGGTGATTCGATTCGTCAAATCAAAATAA
- the dapA gene encoding 4-hydroxy-tetrahydrodipicolinate synthase, with product MNFQGILVPLVTPFKSDKSLDVETLKQLTKAFINKGVTGLVVCGTTGEYYTLNEAERETVLKTVAEVAKGQVTLIAGINDLSTEGAVTRAKQAKSLGYEGLMLAPPSYSLPDQTGVIAHYETVAAATDLPIIMYNFPARIGIEIEYDTVVYLSENPNIVAIKESSGDFSRALRLLQTPFENFEVICGCDDQPVDFFFWGAKSWIAGAGNVFPEEQVAMFNAAQAGDWDKARQIMRNIYPAIYSMESGNYNQKAKLGCLKGEINVGTVRLPLSDLSEEEKGEFMSFFKK from the coding sequence ATGAATTTTCAAGGTATTTTGGTTCCTTTGGTTACCCCTTTTAAAAGCGATAAAAGCTTGGATGTAGAAACCTTAAAACAATTGACTAAAGCCTTTATCAATAAAGGCGTAACTGGCTTGGTGGTGTGTGGCACTACTGGTGAATATTACACCTTGAATGAAGCGGAACGTGAAACCGTTTTAAAAACCGTGGCAGAAGTCGCCAAAGGTCAAGTAACTTTGATTGCCGGTATTAATGATTTATCAACTGAAGGGGCGGTTACACGTGCCAAACAAGCCAAATCTTTGGGCTACGAAGGCTTAATGTTAGCACCTCCCTCTTATAGCCTGCCTGACCAAACTGGTGTGATTGCCCATTACGAAACTGTGGCAGCGGCAACTGATTTACCCATTATCATGTACAACTTTCCTGCTCGCATCGGCATTGAAATTGAATACGACACGGTGGTGTATTTGTCGGAAAATCCGAACATCGTTGCTATCAAAGAAAGCAGTGGTGACTTTAGCCGCGCCTTACGTTTGCTACAAACTCCATTTGAGAATTTTGAAGTAATTTGTGGTTGTGATGATCAACCCGTGGACTTTTTCTTTTGGGGCGCGAAAAGCTGGATTGCTGGTGCAGGTAATGTGTTCCCAGAAGAGCAAGTGGCCATGTTCAATGCTGCGCAAGCTGGTGACTGGGATAAAGCTCGACAAATCATGCGCAACATCTACCCTGCTATTTATTCAATGGAGTCCGGCAACTACAACCAAAAAGCCAAACTAGGCTGCCTGAAAGGTGAAATCAATGTCGGTACGGTACGCCTCCCTTTATCTGATTTATCAGAAGAAGAAAAAGGGGAATTCATGTCTTTCTTTAAAAAATAA
- a CDS encoding helix-turn-helix domain-containing protein codes for MEDKLGASIKELRLMKKMTLSDVSKRSGLSISFISQVERSKSSVTMTSLRKISEALDVNVSHFFQSNLSQSASITRNGDRKELNYRDMSFSFTNLVGSFQNPIFEPIIATLLPGETQKKPYSHKGQEFIYVLEGTLTVILNDEENLLYPGDSLHIDSTQPHTWFNASEEPVRLLIVMASANNGIINGFEMN; via the coding sequence ATGGAAGATAAGTTAGGGGCTAGTATTAAAGAGTTAAGACTGATGAAAAAAATGACGTTAAGTGATGTATCAAAAAGGAGTGGTCTATCGATTAGCTTTATCTCACAAGTAGAACGATCAAAAAGTTCAGTAACAATGACGTCCTTGAGAAAAATATCAGAAGCACTCGATGTAAATGTCAGCCATTTTTTTCAATCGAATCTGTCTCAAAGTGCAAGTATTACGAGAAATGGAGATCGTAAAGAGCTTAATTATCGGGATATGAGCTTTAGTTTTACGAATTTAGTAGGAAGTTTTCAAAATCCCATTTTCGAACCAATTATCGCGACATTGTTACCCGGCGAAACACAGAAAAAACCATATTCACATAAAGGGCAAGAATTCATCTATGTATTGGAAGGGACGTTGACAGTTATCTTGAATGATGAAGAGAACTTGCTTTATCCGGGAGACAGTTTACATATTGATTCGACACAACCCCATACTTGGTTTAACGCCTCTGAAGAACCGGTAAGGCTGTTGATTGTAATGGCATCTGCCAACAACGGTATTATAAATGGCTTTGAAATGAATTGA